CCGCCGGCTCGCGGCTCCTTCGCGGCGCTCCCGGGGTAATCAAGGACATCCTCACTCCCGACCAGCGCACGGTGCAGATCAACCTCGTCCTGCCCTATGCACCTCTTCTGACGGTGCTCGCCCATCCCGTGTTCTCGATCGTCCACCCGACGACGGGAGCCACGCGCTGGGTAGGAACCGGACCCTTCGCCCTGGGCGAGGCATACGCCGGCCGACTTGTGCTCGAAGCCAATCCCGCGTATTGGGCGGCGCCGGCCCGTTCACCTCGCGTCGTCCTGAGCGAGACGCCGGACCAGGCGCGGGCCGAAGCCGACCTCGATGCAAGAAGCCTCGACCTCATCGTTCCTGCCGGGCCGCCCCTCCGCATGCAAGGCGCCCTCTCGCTGCCCGGCTGGCGGATCGGCTACCTCGCCATCCAGACCGAGAAGGACCCGTGGCGGCGGCGGAAGGTGCGCCAGGCCTTTGCCGCGGCGCTCTCGCCCGCCATGTTGACGTCAGCCGTCGAGCCGGCCGGCGTGGCGCTCAGAGCTTTCCTTCCACGTGGCATATGGAGCGCGGCGGAGCCGCCTGTCCCGCTCCTCGGCACCGATGCAGGGACGGCACGGCGCCTCATGGGGGAGGCGGGGGCGGGGCAGGCGGTGGTGGCCTCGTTGCTGGCCGATGGCTCCATCGGGCCCGAAGTCCCGCGGGTCGTCGACGCCATCCGTGCCGCCCTCGGCGCGGCCGGCGTCACGGTGAAGCCGCGGATCGAGGCCGGAGATGCCGCGTTCCAGACCGCACAGAGCGGGACGCACGACCTGGCATTCTTCGAGGCCCGCGTGGACGGCGGCGACCCCCATCTCCTCCTCTATCCCCTCTCCACGAGCGAGGGCGCGACCCGCGGGCCCAGCGCGACCAACTTCTCTTTCTATCGCAACGCGCGCCTCGACGATCTCCTGATCCGCGCGAGCCAGATTGCCTTCCGGCCGGAGCGCCAGCGCATCTACGCCCGTGCCCAGGCCTTTCTCGCCGAGGAGCTACCATGGCTACCCCTCTACGTCCGCCTGAACTGGGCTGTGGCTCGTCCCGAGCTCCGCGGGTTTCGCTTGCATCCGAGCGGCAACCATCGCCTCGGCGGCGCCTGGGTCGAGACGGCGACGCCTTCAGCACCGGCTTCTCCATCGATTGCGCCGCCTCGCACCCCCTGACCGCCTCTGCGGCTGGACTTGGGGCGGCCCGCATGATAGACAAATGAAGGACTTACGCCATCCTGGCGCCAACCTCATGCTCACGATCAGCGATACCGTCACCGAGATGGTCCAGTGGGTGTTCCCCGAGCACGCGGGCGCGCCCGGCCAGATCCACGGCGGCCGCATAATGCAGTGGATAGCCACGGTGGGGACCATGGCGGCCGCTCGGGTGGCGCGCGGCCAGGTCGTGCTGGGGGCCATGGACGACATCGACTTTCTTCACCCGGTCAAGGTAGGGGAGATCGCCGTCTTGCGGGCTCAGGTCGAAGCCATCGGGCGCTGCTCGATCGAAGTCGGAGTCAAGGTCTTCGCCGAGAACGTCCAGAACGGTCGCCGCGCCCCGACCCTCAACTCCCATCTCGTCTTCGTGAAAGTGGACGAGGATCTGAAGCCCGTGCCCGTGCCGGCCACGCTGGTGCCGAGAGGACCAGCGGAAGAGGCGCTCTTCGCCGAGGCGCGAGAGCGTCGGCGCCAGCGTCTCGAGCGCCTGGCCCGGCGCCGGGCGGCCGCTCTCGACATCGGCGACGAGGCGGAGGAGGAGCCGCGCTGGACGCTCGAATCCTCGCGCGCGGTGCTGCCCGAGGACACGCTGTTCGGGCACACCATGTTTCCCGGCAAGCTCCTCATGGACATCGACGAGGTGGGAGGCATCCTCTCCATGCGCTACTGTCGCGGCCTCGTCATGACGGCCTGCCTCGACGCCATGGACTTTTTCGCCCCCATCAACACCCACGAGGTCGTCACGTTCAAGGCGGCGCTGAACTATGTCGGCAATTCTTCGCTGGAAGTCGGCGTCAAGGTACTGACCGAGGTGCCCTGGTCGGGCGAGGTGCGGCACGCCTGCACGGCCTATCTGACCTTCGTCCACCTGGGGCCGGACCTCCGGCCGCGACCGTGCCCGCCCTTCACGGCCCAGACGTCGGGCGAGAAGCGGCGCGGGACGGAGGCGGAGGAGCGGCGCGCACGGAGGCTGGAGCGGGTGAAGCGGTTGAAAGCATCCATTCAAGAAGGAAGGTGACGCCATGTCCGGACACTCCCGGTGGTCCCAGATCAAGCGTAAGAAGGGCAAGGCCGACGTGCAGCGCGGGAAGCTCTTTTCCAAGATCCTCCGCGAAATCACCGTGGCCGCGAAGCACGGCGGCGGCGACCCCAAGGGCAATCTCCGGCTCAAGGCGGCCGTGGAGTCCGCCAAGGCCGCCAATATGCCCGCGGACAACATCAAGCGAGCCGTTCAGAAGGGGACGGGCGAGCTCCCCGGCGAGCAGTACGAGGAGATCACCTACGAGGGCTATGGGCCGGGCGGAGTCGCCGTCCTCGTGCGCGTGCTGACGGACAACAAGAACCGCACGGGGCCCGAGATCCGGCACATCTTCGAGAAGCAGAGCGGGCGCATGGGCACGTCGAACTGCGTGGCCTGGATGTTCGACCGCCGCGGGGTCATCCAGGTCGACGGCGAGAAGGCGAAGGAGGACGAGGTGCTCGAGCAGGCCCTCGAGGCCGGGGCCACCGACGTGCGCACGGTGGAAAGAGTTTTCGAGATCACCACCGCCCCTGATGAAATGGAGTCGGTGCGCCAGACGCTCGAGGCCAAGGGATTGCCGGTGCTCGAGGCGCAGGCCTCTATGGTCCCCCAATCCACGGTGCGGGTGGAAGGCAAGGACGCCGCCGCCGTGCTGCGGCTGATCGAGGCGCTCGAGGAGCAGGACGACGTCCAGGCCGTCTATTCCAACTACGACATCCCCGACGAGGTCTTCGACGCCATCTCTGCGGCCTAGCGGCGTGCGCGTGATGGGCGTGGATCCCGG
The DNA window shown above is from Candidatus Methylomirabilota bacterium and carries:
- a CDS encoding acyl-CoA thioesterase; the protein is MKDLRHPGANLMLTISDTVTEMVQWVFPEHAGAPGQIHGGRIMQWIATVGTMAAARVARGQVVLGAMDDIDFLHPVKVGEIAVLRAQVEAIGRCSIEVGVKVFAENVQNGRRAPTLNSHLVFVKVDEDLKPVPVPATLVPRGPAEEALFAEARERRRQRLERLARRRAAALDIGDEAEEEPRWTLESSRAVLPEDTLFGHTMFPGKLLMDIDEVGGILSMRYCRGLVMTACLDAMDFFAPINTHEVVTFKAALNYVGNSSLEVGVKVLTEVPWSGEVRHACTAYLTFVHLGPDLRPRPCPPFTAQTSGEKRRGTEAEERRARRLERVKRLKASIQEGR
- a CDS encoding ABC transporter substrate-binding protein is translated as MFRQFGVLALVALCAAGAPPPSDAQGPTLRVGLPSIPTVLDPATALEGSMPFIARQVFDTLVQYRDGGSDIEPGLATQWTVSRDGLSWTFRLREGVRFHDGTPLQARQVAESLDRIIIPAHPLAPSPSPAGSRLLRGAPGVIKDILTPDQRTVQINLVLPYAPLLTVLAHPVFSIVHPTTGATRWVGTGPFALGEAYAGRLVLEANPAYWAAPARSPRVVLSETPDQARAEADLDARSLDLIVPAGPPLRMQGALSLPGWRIGYLAIQTEKDPWRRRKVRQAFAAALSPAMLTSAVEPAGVALRAFLPRGIWSAAEPPVPLLGTDAGTARRLMGEAGAGQAVVASLLADGSIGPEVPRVVDAIRAALGAAGVTVKPRIEAGDAAFQTAQSGTHDLAFFEARVDGGDPHLLLYPLSTSEGATRGPSATNFSFYRNARLDDLLIRASQIAFRPERQRIYARAQAFLAEELPWLPLYVRLNWAVARPELRGFRLHPSGNHRLGGAWVETATPSAPASPSIAPPRTP
- a CDS encoding YebC/PmpR family DNA-binding transcriptional regulator; protein product: MSGHSRWSQIKRKKGKADVQRGKLFSKILREITVAAKHGGGDPKGNLRLKAAVESAKAANMPADNIKRAVQKGTGELPGEQYEEITYEGYGPGGVAVLVRVLTDNKNRTGPEIRHIFEKQSGRMGTSNCVAWMFDRRGVIQVDGEKAKEDEVLEQALEAGATDVRTVERVFEITTAPDEMESVRQTLEAKGLPVLEAQASMVPQSTVRVEGKDAAAVLRLIEALEEQDDVQAVYSNYDIPDEVFDAISAA